One genomic region from Pyxicephalus adspersus chromosome 1, UCB_Pads_2.0, whole genome shotgun sequence encodes:
- the INKA2 gene encoding PAK4-inhibitor INKA2 isoform X1 produces MDQYLRRLKQELLSMREFGEGLQEQMNCMMGALQELKLLQVQAALEQLEISGEQNHLQSMRATQGVREASEVRHQSSKQAEKSLAGGGKPDNSSLADSSLNFVSVPGPKLGHQVLSGRGRQTEIRCTSSSVMPMVKTFPTFEPQTPGAVIQNHHSNNIPHSYFGQEQCTDESVYDDTNDWTSSLMSQSRNRQPLVLGDNIFADLVGNWLDLPEMEKKGEKNESLLNASRSQEIYKKFSLTANFFKKFLRSVRPDRDKLLKEKPGWLHHEDQTSQISKRSKKTGKQKGVFYFPSQSDIKIKPGKTSRKGIAMIKPCPKNDQRQENCVYEGFDMNTAVWV; encoded by the exons ATGGACCAGTACCTTCGCAGGCTTAAGCAGGAGCTG CTGTCAATGAGAGAATTTGGAGAAGGTTTGCAAGAGCAGATGAACTGTATGATGGGAGCACTCCAGGAACTGAAACTCCTCCAGGTTCAGGCAGCTCTtgagcagctggaaatttcagGGGAACAGAACCATCTCCAAAGTATGAGAGCAACTCAGGGTGTAAGAGAAGCCTCTGAGGTCAGGCATCAATCCAGCAAACAGGCTGAGAAGTCATTGGCAGGTGGGGGAAAACCAGACAACAGCTCGTTGGCTGACAGCTCACTTAACTTTGTCTCTGTGCCAGGCCCAAAACTAGGTCATCAGGTATTGTCTGGAAGAGGAAGACAGACTGAAATTAGATGTACATCCTCGTCAGTTATGCCTATGGTAAAAACGTTCCCCACATTTGAGCCACAAACACCAGGTGCTGTCATTCAGAACCATCATTCGAACAACATCCCCCATTCGTATTTTGGCCAAGAGCAATGTACTGATGAATCTGTATATGATGACACCAATGACTGGACATCTTCTCTTATGTCACAGAGCCGAAACAGGCAGCCACTTGTCTTGGGTGACAATATATTTGCCGATCTTGTTGGAAACTGGCTAGATTTGCCTGAGATGGAAAAGAAAGGTGAGAAGAATGAAAGCTTGCTTAATGCCAGTAGGTCCCAAGAGATTTACAAAAAGTTCTCCCTTACAGCCAACTTTTTCAAAAAGTTTCTAAGAAGCGTACGGCCTGACAGAGATAAACTTCTAAAAGAGAAGCCAGGCTGGTTACATCATGAGGATCAAACATCTCAGATATCTAAAAGGAGTAAGAAGACTGGTAAACAAAAAGGCGTTTTTTATTTCCCATCACAAAGTGACATAAAAATTAAACCGGGCAAAACTAGCAGAAAAGGTATAGCAATGATAAAACCCTGTCCAAAAAATGACCAGAGACAAGAAAACTGTGTGTATGAAGGATTTGATATGAACACAGCAGTTTGGGTATAA
- the INKA2 gene encoding PAK4-inhibitor INKA2 isoform X2, with protein sequence MREFGEGLQEQMNCMMGALQELKLLQVQAALEQLEISGEQNHLQSMRATQGVREASEVRHQSSKQAEKSLAGGGKPDNSSLADSSLNFVSVPGPKLGHQVLSGRGRQTEIRCTSSSVMPMVKTFPTFEPQTPGAVIQNHHSNNIPHSYFGQEQCTDESVYDDTNDWTSSLMSQSRNRQPLVLGDNIFADLVGNWLDLPEMEKKGEKNESLLNASRSQEIYKKFSLTANFFKKFLRSVRPDRDKLLKEKPGWLHHEDQTSQISKRSKKTGKQKGVFYFPSQSDIKIKPGKTSRKGIAMIKPCPKNDQRQENCVYEGFDMNTAVWV encoded by the coding sequence ATGAGAGAATTTGGAGAAGGTTTGCAAGAGCAGATGAACTGTATGATGGGAGCACTCCAGGAACTGAAACTCCTCCAGGTTCAGGCAGCTCTtgagcagctggaaatttcagGGGAACAGAACCATCTCCAAAGTATGAGAGCAACTCAGGGTGTAAGAGAAGCCTCTGAGGTCAGGCATCAATCCAGCAAACAGGCTGAGAAGTCATTGGCAGGTGGGGGAAAACCAGACAACAGCTCGTTGGCTGACAGCTCACTTAACTTTGTCTCTGTGCCAGGCCCAAAACTAGGTCATCAGGTATTGTCTGGAAGAGGAAGACAGACTGAAATTAGATGTACATCCTCGTCAGTTATGCCTATGGTAAAAACGTTCCCCACATTTGAGCCACAAACACCAGGTGCTGTCATTCAGAACCATCATTCGAACAACATCCCCCATTCGTATTTTGGCCAAGAGCAATGTACTGATGAATCTGTATATGATGACACCAATGACTGGACATCTTCTCTTATGTCACAGAGCCGAAACAGGCAGCCACTTGTCTTGGGTGACAATATATTTGCCGATCTTGTTGGAAACTGGCTAGATTTGCCTGAGATGGAAAAGAAAGGTGAGAAGAATGAAAGCTTGCTTAATGCCAGTAGGTCCCAAGAGATTTACAAAAAGTTCTCCCTTACAGCCAACTTTTTCAAAAAGTTTCTAAGAAGCGTACGGCCTGACAGAGATAAACTTCTAAAAGAGAAGCCAGGCTGGTTACATCATGAGGATCAAACATCTCAGATATCTAAAAGGAGTAAGAAGACTGGTAAACAAAAAGGCGTTTTTTATTTCCCATCACAAAGTGACATAAAAATTAAACCGGGCAAAACTAGCAGAAAAGGTATAGCAATGATAAAACCCTGTCCAAAAAATGACCAGAGACAAGAAAACTGTGTGTATGAAGGATTTGATATGAACACAGCAGTTTGGGTATAA